CAGgccaagaagagaaaaacagcacAGGTGATTTAAGGAaaataagggaggaagggaggaaattcCTTGCCGAGACCTTAGTTTACAATGGTCTTTTCTATTCTCCAGgatgtcaaaaaaagaaaagaggagatcaCCAAGAAGCATCAGTATGAGATCAGGGTAATGCAGACGTGGACTGGGTGGGTTACAGTAGGAAGATTCCTCTGACACTTGTGATGATCTTCGAGGTTAACAGGAAGGGGTTTCATATGTGCCTGAATACTACAGCTGCAGTGTAGTTGGCCTAGAAGCAGCTGGTTCCTTTTTGTAAATCCCTCCCTTTTGGAGCTGGCTGGTATATCAGGGCCCGCCTATATACAGCTCTTTGTTCACTTTCAGACTACAGTTGGAGGGTCCTAATAGCTACCGAGTTGGCATAAAAAAGGATGTGAGATCACTGACAGCCTGGCAGGAGCCTTTTGCTACCCTTCTTCCTATGTGTTCACTTGGAGacaataattttttcaaaaagatCCTCTAAGTGAGTTTTCTCAACTGTTAGAAaagagcttttatttttaaaaagtatccttgctaaatttttttttttttttttttttttttttttttggtttttcaagacagggtttctctgtgactttggaggttgtcctgctAAAATTTCTAAATCCAGAGAAtttcaacaattttttaaaaattattttactctaCAAATGCATTCATTATTTCAATACTTAATATCTTGTATTACCAGGATTTGCTATCTAATTTATGAAGACTGGTATGAATTGTatggctttaaaattttaatatggaTATCTAATTGGCCGTCATTTGAAGAACAAAAGCTATGGTTTCCAGATAGACTAAtaactttttctctttcttttttgaaatgacAGAATTGTTGGCCACCTGTACTGTCTGGAGGAATCAGTCCTTGCATTATCATTGAAACGCcccataaagaaatagaaacaagtgACTTCTCTAGATTTACAAATTAcagatttaaaaatctttttattaatCCTTCACCTCTGCCAGATTTAAGGTAAAATTTTTCCAGTAATTTCATATCAAAAgttaaaacagaattaaaataatgccatgtattttcttttgactCCATTATAAAATAGGGAGACTTGGTTTTTTTAATACTTCCCTTACTGAAAAACAGGTATCATTCTACATGAGACAATATTTTCAAGTGATAGCCAGTGATATATTTAAAACCCAGACTACGAAGAACTGAACTACTTTTTAAATGTAgcttaaataaaaatgggaacaTTTTCAATTGACTTATCAACGCCACTTATTCCTTACCAAGGTTACTATCAGATATGATATGACTAAGAGGTATAgcttataaaaaatatttatgtagtaATTGACATTTAACTTGAATAAGCAAATTAATAGTCAAATACATAATAAATCGTCCTCATGCACCTACTACTTTGTTCCACCTTAACCCCATTATAAATGATACTGATACATAAGTGCTGCTGCTGATATATTTTTAAGTGTTGGGACTTAATCATTGAgataatctattttaaattttttctagtttgcttttaaATGGTACCTTAAAtcgtaacttttaaaaattataaggaTTATACAGTATTCCTGAAATTTACCAATAAAGTGGAAATCTTTCGAGTTGATGCCAAGAGCTACTTTTTTCAGTGTGTAATTTGAAGTTGGAGTTGGAAGTTTGAAATGTGGGGTTATGCTATTGTAAACCAAACTTGTATAGATGACAAGGTATCAATTAtgtgtccccctcccccatgtagCTGGGGGTGTTCACAGGAGGTTTGGCTAAACATGCTACAAAAGGAGAGCAGATACGTGCATGACAAACATTTTGAAGTTCTGCATTCTGACCTGGAACCACAGATGAGGTCAATACTTTTAGACTGGCTTTTAGAGGTATgttcaaaaattagaaatttctttttgtctATAATGGAAAAGTATTTGGATGGGTAGTGCTTTCCATGTGACTTCAGGCCATGCTATCCAGTACCAGGAAACTACCTTTTGTAGGGCACAAACTAATTTGTAGCACCTAAAGTAGAatatgacttgatttttttttttccttgtagtgctggggattgaacttagggcctTTGTGTGTTAGGCCAGCACTGAACTACAACCCCAGACCAGCTACCTTTCTTAAGGGTAAAACCAGGAATTGGAGCATAGCTAATGGTAGTGTGTCCTCAGTACCAAAGCAGAGAGTAAAATCCCAAGAATATACCTTCTGTGATCCAACCCAAACCACAATCAGAAATCCCCAACCTGCCAGGTTTGGTTCTACTTGAGGGTACTAAAGGTGATAGAATGTATAGTTGACTAGGTTTTGAATACAAGCAGACAAAGAACCAGCTTAGACTTCAAGGCCCTTGGACATCCTTTTTCTGCATTATCAAAGCCAAATCATGAATCCTAAGCCAAGAAGTTTTGGATACCCAGAGGCCCCAAGTCCTCTAAGTCCCATTTAGCTTCCTTTCAGAAATACACTATACTTCTGTTGTATATGCCTGCAACCcacaaaggctgaggcagaaaggttAGGGCTAAAGGGAGTATCAGTAAGCCTGAAATCTCTAAATTcatgcaaacattttttttttattatttgggtCCATTCACCGTCTCTGGATTATTATAGGTCCCTCAAATTACTGCTGAGGAAACAATTATTTGATGTTAAACTGATTTTCTTCCACCCCTGGATATTTGCTTTGTAGTCTGATAGGAGATGATGGATTGTGGCAGGAGGATTTACAAGTTTCAAGCAAGCCAGTACAGGttatattatctcaaaataaatttaagggGCTTAGTGGCCAATGCTTACCCAGCACagtgaagctctgggtttgatccctaacaTTAGGGGGAAGTTGTAGATTTATTCTAAGGGAGGAAGACTGGGTGGACCTTCTGGTAGGTAAACATGGTAGATCTCAGAACTTATCAGAAATGTTTCCAAGACTATAAAATGAGGTTGTGTTATCAGGTCATTGTCCGTGAGATTATCCATTAACAGCATGGAAAGGAAACAatagagtttgcttttttttcatttgggGGATCTGAAATTGAACATACGGTCTATTTCTGAATATCTAGTTATAATGGCATCAATAAATCAGAATTCTATTAATTAAAGTTTTTACTTTGTATGAATGTAAAAATAAGTTCATTGttgaaaaaaaatgcaacatcTCTCctgaagtgggcatcagatctaGTACTGAAGTTATAAGCAGTGATAAGCTGCCTAGATTCTGATTCCAGGAACCAGTACAAGCTCTTTGCTACTGAGCCATTCACCAGGTGTCATTCCTGGATAGGAACAGAATAGTTCTTAATATACTCAGTGCTTGTTTTAAACTCATCTGTTATTGTTTCTGTTTACTCGTTTCCAAAAAGGAGATAATGGCACCCATTTCATGGACTAACTTTGAAAGTTAAAATCTTTAAGTGTGGGAATGGCaatatttattaatatgaaaATGAGGGCAATTACCAGTAAATCAAAATCATGAAAAGATTTTATGACCAATGTTTCTATATTAGCCtacaaaaaatatgaaaaggcAAAGCTGTAAAATTAGGAGCATGAGGATGATAATGGGCTCACTAGCCATACATACTAATCCCTCCATTGTGTTAATATATTAGCCTCAAAGCAGTCCATAATTTGGTATAATAAAGATGACTTTATACTTTGGAAAAGCTCTAGAGatgatatttgaatattttatcctTCAGGTTTGTGAAGTATACACACTTCATAGGGAGACATTTTACCTTGCCCAAGACTTTTTTGACAGATTTATGTTGACACAGAaagatgtaaataaaaatatgcttCAACTCATTGGGATTACCTCATTGTTCATTGCTTCTAAACTTGAGGTAAGTTCTTAAATTTCATACAGATATATTTATTGTAAACCTGGTTTCTAAATGAACACATTAATCTCAGGTTACTATCATTTTCTGTATTAAATCTTTAATAGGAATAGGAATTGTTTCATTAGCAGAAGAAGAAATTATCATAGGTCTTAATTTTAGTCTCTGGTTTATATAGTTTGTCTATATTAGTCTCTAGTTTAAATGTTGAAATAATATGGCTCATTTCACCAGATAAACTATCAGGGTTTTTACAAAGTTATATAGCACATGGGTTCAAAAGAAtggtctttaaaaattaaacaatcaaatgaaagaaatgttattttgtttaagAATAATAGTCTATCAAGCAAAAATTTTCCTGTCTAATGTTGGTGTCATGTTAGGAGAAAACTATTGCCTCAAACTTTTAAAATACGTAATTGccatcttttactttttaatagaCTATTTGGTTGTTACCAATGTTCTCTACAGCTGGTACCATTATGAGCACATTAATATCCCAAAGTATATTTTTCTAAGTATGCCTTCTAAGCTTTTTAAGTTATCTCCCAGTTCTGCAACATATGGCATATCACTTTTTAGAATCAGCCTGTCCTATTGTTTCAGGCACCTTTGTATATTAAAATCATAGTCTTTAGTTTGCTGCCATGAGCCAGGTTTCTAAGCCTCTGATAATTTCTAATCCTTGGGACTTTCAAGACAAATTTGCCATTAAACAAAAGAatcctctcctcctgccccttgCTATACTGGAGATTGAGCCCAGGGTCTCCcagtgtagcactggctggcctggaacttagtacAGAGACCTCAAAGAGATTTGCCTGACCCTATCTCTTTGctagaattaaaaatgtgtattatCACATctggccttgtttttttttttttttttttttttttttaagattacgTGTTACCAAAGCAATCATAAACCAAGTATATTTTCACAAATATACTTTCATACTAAGTTAATGTGTTTAGTTACTAGAACTTACTTTTGTTGCTTTGAGTGGCCTAAGCTGGAAGATGACCTTGATCTTGCTGCCTCCACTTACCAAGGATTACAGGCAGGCCTATATGCAGTGCTAAGACTTCCTACACATAAGGCAAGAGCTCAACCAAAGGAGCCACACCCCAGTTTATTTGCAGAGTGTCTTGTTTTGGTCTGACCACCAGACTAGACAATATTAAAAAGGTTATTGTAACAGATTAAGATATGCATTGATTATTAACTAAAATACAAAGTCAActctagaaaaataaatcttgataATCAGTACAATAGCTAGCCACAGATAActacatacaaaaaataaaaaacactggtTTTGATTTATAATCACTTTGTAAAGCTGTCCTTAAAACTGAAGTGTACATATATATAGTCTgtatgtaattctttttttatttacaatgcctaataaaaaaattttaaattaaaggaaATCTACGCTCCCAAACTCCAAGAGTTTGCTTATGTCACTGATGGTGCTTGCAGTGAAGTAGATATCTTAAAGATGGAACTCTCTATATTAAAGGTAATAACAATCAGTGTGCTTTCTTAATTGCAGCTTTGTGATATATAGTTATGAGTGAACTTTGGATATAGCAAAGAGCCAAACTTAGGGGCAATGAGATGACAACATTTTGATTCCTAGGGGACTCACATAGTGTACaaagtcctctgacttccacatgcaagTCACACATGTGCCTACACccaaaataaatatgatttttgaACAAACTGTTAAAAAGAGCCAAAATCGATGTTTTAACCTGGGCATAGAATTCTAAAAGATTAATGCAGCATATATTGCTATTGATTGGTGATTGGTAAGGGAATTAACCTCTGAACTCTAtgtatactctgtgtgtgtgtgtgtgtgtgtgtgtgtgtgtgtgtgtgtgtgtgtgtgtgtagttattaatgggaatttttaaaatttcattgacAGGCTTTAAAATGGGAACTTTGTCCTGTAACAGTCATTTCCTGGTTGAATCTTTTTCTCCAAGTTGATGCTGTTAAAGATGTTCCTAAGGTTCTTCTACCTCAATATTCTCAGGAGACATTCATCCAGATAGCTCAGGTACTGACCCTGTTACTGAACATAGCTAATGTTATTGTTGATTACAGATTTATTTAGTGTATATATAAGTCCTGGACTACACAATGATATGGCATACCAACTTACATCTTAGTTGACAAAAAAATTTTGACCCATAAAATTCTGTCCCTAATACTTAACATTGCTTAATAATTCTAGAGAAGAAAATCTTAAACTTTTATAAGAATTTCCATTTTTAGGGTTTGGGGTTGGAGTAAAATGCCCTTTTGATATAAAATGGGGCAAAAATGGTATCAACTAGTTGTCTTTGGGGTTTTGGGGGCAGGAGaggctattttgtttttgtttttccagatagggttcttctatgtagccctggctgtcctggcacttttctctgaaaaccaggctggccttgaactcagagatccacctgtctctgcctcccaagtgctgggtttaaagatagCATTGTACCACTATGCCCAACCTGCTGTTATttaattctaattaaaattttcctAGGCCAGCATATAACAGGCATTCTAACAAAATGACTGTAGAGATTGAGGATcccattctttttaaataagtaagATCTGAAGGCTGGAGTTCTACCATATATAAGTGTGAAAAAAATCTACAGTTTTATTCAATGTAGGATGGGAAATTGAATTTCGATGAGTATTAAGTCATATGGGTTAGAGCTTGGGTTTTAAATCTGTTAGCCAACAAAGTTGTGGAATGTTTCTAGTATATACTTTTGAATATCCCTATTCCAAAATGTTGAAAATACTCTGAAATTGGAATTTTTGAATGAAAACTTCCACACTTCAGTAATTGGTCACAAAGAACAGGCACACTAAAAATATTCTATAAAgctgaatatgtatgtatataaggtATGTGTAAGTGAATGGAGTTTTGACATGAATCCCAACTTCTCACACGTGTAAATACTTAAATCCAGAAACATCCAAATTCCAAAACACTTATCTTATTCAATTTGTTGTAGTATTTCACTTCCAACTCTCCTCCAGTTTATACCACTTTCTTGCCTGATGAGTACAAAAACTAAGTTTTATTTACTGAACAGCAATCACCTTAAATCTTTGAAACAATCTAGCCTTTACATCATTCCAATTGCTGCTTTTTGGGTTCTTGCATTACCAAGATGATACTACTTAACTCTAGTTGCTGCTAAGATTATTGCATTCTAGTTTGTCCATTTTACTGTCCTTTTTCCTAGATTTAGAATCTTAACAGTAGTTAAAATAAGTTTAAGTAGTAGTGATCTAACTTCTAAAAGGTCTTTACAACTTAACCTTCTAGCTTTATTTGCCTTCAACTGCTCACTTGGCTAATGAAGGAAGGTATTTCTTgcttatttcataataaaaactaTTACATTTGGTAATATTCTTCTATCTCAAACATTTCTCTGTCCACCAATCTTTCTGCCTGGCTTATTAACCTAATTTAGAAGGCTTTGTTAGCTTTTCCCAGTCTAGATGAAGTACACACCCTGCTAATACATTATCACTATGTTCCTACAGTGCTATCCTGGTTTTTGCTCCCTCCCCTGCAATCCTGAGACTAGATGGTTGCTTATTCATTTACCTTAGAGTTAGCAGTCATGGTATATGATCTACAAAGTAGGGACATACTCATCTCTTAAATTActtatactttttctttattagCTTTTAGATCTGTGTATCCTCGCCATTGACTCATTAGAATTCCAATACAGAATTCTGGCAGCTGCTGCTTTGTGCCATTTTACCTCCATTGAAGTAGTTAAGAAAGCCTCAGGTATGACTATTGttcacttctctttttttttttttgtttttgtttttgtttttgtttttgtttttggagacagggtttctctgtggctttggaggctgtcctggaactagctctcatagaccagtgtggtctcaaactcacagagatccgcctgcctctgcctcccaagtgctgggaccactgcctggcctattgTTCACTTCTTACCTGTTCTCTTTTAATGGAACTACAGGGACTTTAATACCTTATCAAGCACACAATTTAATAATTTACTGATTATTTTTCTGTTAGAAGTACTTTAAAGCCCTTAGGGTCTCTCCACAAGCAAACTAATACAAtggaaattaaatttattaaattcaTTTGAAGCAAATAAGCACAATTCTACTTTGTACTaatatgtgtgtgtaggttaaAAAGCTCTGAAGCGGGCCTagaaagatggctcggtggttaacaGCACATACTTCTTTTAGAAGACCAAGGTTTGGTTCCTAACCCcatatcaggtggttcacaaccacccataactctagctccagggcatctgatgccctcttctgatctctgtggacACTTGTGCACAGACTCACAAAATTATAAACCTAAAAACACTTTACAGAGTCAGGTGAGAGGCACAAGCttataaccccaacacttgggaagctgaatcAGGAGGGCAGCCAACCTGGGCTTCAGAATGAGCCTTGAGAAAGCTATGTGTTCTTTCAGCTTTACCGTCATAAAAAAGTTTGATAAATGTGTGATCATTTCTGTTAAGTTTTTAAAGGACCTAAAAATTGGAagtgggggcctggagagatggctcagtggttaggaacactagctggtcttctcaaggtcctgagtttagttcccagcaaccacatgatggctcacaaccatctgtaatgagatctggtgccctcttctggcctgcagggatacatgcagacagaacactatatatatatataataaataaatcttttaaaaaatggaagaacaaAGTACATTGGGCATATTAAGATCGTTTCTGTTAcataatttaacattttattaactttttaaatctAGGTTTGGAATGGGATGACATTTCAGAATGTGTAGACTGGATGGTGCCTTTTGTCAGTGTAGTAAAAAGTGTAAGTCCAGTGAAGCTGAAGACTTTTAAGAAGATACCCATGGAAGACAGACATAATATCCAGACACACACGAATTATTTGGCTTTGCTGGTACGGTTTTTTAATTTGGGgacttgttttaatttaaactttaatttaaaatctttCACTGTTTAAGTCTTGCCATCTAGTCAAGTCTTGCAAGAGATGGAGAGGACATTGTAGACTACTACTTCAGACAGTTACATAGGATGATAAAGGGGAAAGTAACAGTCATgttgattttaaaatgtgaaggaGATAATAAAATTAAGGCAAGCTTgttggcacaggcctataatcttaACAATgggaagcctgaggcaggaggatcaagaccACCTAGGGccacatagtaagactgtctcaaggAAAAGATTACTGTGAAGCAGCTCAAAATCAAGACCAGCAGTCCagataagaaattaaaaatgtttttgtttgttgttgttttgaaacagggccttaTTAGAATTAGCTaaataaaccaggctggcctcaaattcatatagatccatctgcctctgccacctgagtgttgggattaaacaaCTGGCCTAAGGTAGACTCTAAATTAGGCTTGGAGAGTCTCAAACAAGTAGGTATATATCTGagatatttatgtgtatgtgtatgtatattgtagatataaaagtatatattacATCTATTTAGCTGTTAATTATTGAATAATTCCTTCACATGTACAGAATGAAGTAAACTACGTGAACACCTTCAGAAAAGGAGGGCAGTTGTCACCAGTGTGTAATGGAGGCATCATGACACCACCGAAGAGTACTGAGAAACCACCATTAAAACACTGAAGTTAACAACAAATTGGAATTGAGCAAATACTGGATAGAGGTTCATACACATGAGTAAGTTACAGGAAAGTAGTGCTGTGGCTATCCTTGCCTACTGAGGAGTTACACTgccattcttttatttaaaaactacatCAATTTGGCACTAAATGCCTAGGatgcatgaagccttgggttcaatacTCGGCactacaaaagaacaaaaaaacttcacaaaaagaTTGGCACTAAGAAAATTTCCTCCATTTAAAAGAGGATTTGTTTACAGAGGCGACTTCACTCCCAAGGACAGTGGATAGAAGCCAGAAACAATTTATGCT
This DNA window, taken from Cricetulus griseus strain 17A/GY chromosome 2, alternate assembly CriGri-PICRH-1.0, whole genome shotgun sequence, encodes the following:
- the Ccne2 gene encoding G1/S-specific cyclin-E2 isoform X3 is translated as MSRRSSRLQAKQQHAQPNQPDSPQEVQIIQAKKRKTAQDVKKRKEEITKKHQYEIRNCWPPVLSGGISPCIIIETPHKEIETSDFSRFTNYRFKNLFINPSPLPDLSWGCSQEVWLNMLQKESRYVHDKHFEVLHSDLEPQMRSILLDWLLEVCEVYTLHRETFYLAQDFFDRFMLTQKDVNKNMLQLIGITSLFIASKLEEIYAPKLQEFAYVTDGACSEVDILKMELSILKALKWELCPVTVISWLNLFLQVDAVKDVPKVLLPQYSQETFIQIAQLLDLCILAIDSLEFQYRILAAAALCHFTSIEVVKKASGLEWDDISECVDWMVPFVSVVKSVSPVKLKTFKKIPMEDRHNIQTHTNYLALLNEVNYVNTFRKGGQLSPVCNGGIMTPPKSTEKPPLKH
- the Ccne2 gene encoding G1/S-specific cyclin-E2 isoform X4 is translated as MSRRSRLQAKQQHAQPNQPDSPQEVQIIQAKKRKTAQDVKKRKEEITKKHQYEIRNCWPPVLSGGISPCIIIETPHKEIETSDFSRFTNYRFKNLFINPSPLPDLSWGCSQEVWLNMLQKESRYVHDKHFEVLHSDLEPQMRSILLDWLLEVCEVYTLHRETFYLAQDFFDRFMLTQKDVNKNMLQLIGITSLFIASKLEEIYAPKLQEFAYVTDGACSEVDILKMELSILKALKWELCPVTVISWLNLFLQVDAVKDVPKVLLPQYSQETFIQIAQLLDLCILAIDSLEFQYRILAAAALCHFTSIEVVKKASGLEWDDISECVDWMVPFVSVVKSVSPVKLKTFKKIPMEDRHNIQTHTNYLALLNEVNYVNTFRKGGQLSPVCNGGIMTPPKSTEKPPLKH